One genomic window of Daphnia pulex isolate KAP4 chromosome 12, ASM2113471v1 includes the following:
- the LOC124209816 gene encoding uncharacterized protein LOC124209816, whose amino-acid sequence MSAKIPSLIFLTNSVLFVCKFTGVFCLPQGNSYCASTEETFFNGKCFPIGNTEQCPKNMQLFDGPNQDGFCDCVDIDDRPAFYSDEIGECYFHNTQGPCLDSEWFVLKNNEPQCEPVPEGCPVDGKHFFGSLDEAAVKECWELRTQGPCPTREILLIEDGIGELTMKCKSFCPNCEAGFLTSIGFQSSCRPGTLRNRFGHCSGSLIG is encoded by the exons ATGTCTGCAAAGATTCCCAGTTTGATTTTCTTAACAAATTCTGTTTTATTCGTTTGCAAATTCACTGGAGTATTCTGTTTGCCACAGGGCAacag cTACTGTGCGTCTAcggaagaaacattttttaatggaaaatgTTTCCCGATTGGCAATACCGAACAATGTCCAAAAAACATGCAATTATTTGACGGACCTAACCAAGATGGATTTTGTGATTGCGTAGACATTGACGATCGGCCAGCATTTTATTCAGATGAAATCGGTGAATGTTATTTTCACAACACTCAG GGTCCTTGCTTAGACAGTGAATGGTTCGTTCTTAAAAACAATGAACCCCAATGTGAACCTGTTCCAGAAGGATGTCCTGTTGATGGGAAGCACTTTTTCGGAAGCCTAGATGAAGCAGCGGTCAAAGAGTGTTGGGAATTACGGACACAAGGACCTTGCCCAACTCGTGAAATTTTGCTTATTGAAGATGGTATTGGAGAATTGACGATGAAATGCAAGTCTTTCTGTCCCAACTGTGAGGCCGGTTTTTTAACCTCTATTGGATTTCAATCTTCCTGTCGGCCGGGTACTCTACGTAATCGTTTCGGTCATTGTAGTGGTAGTTTGATTGGATAA